The window AGCTGCGCTCTATGGGGATTAAAGTCACTGGTTGTGAAGTGAACAACTACTGTATTTGCTTCCATCACAGTGGCTATAAGAGCAGGTTCTTCGTCTCTCTTGTATCATGTAGAACAAACATGCTGGGTAGAACAATACTTTTGTCCTTGTCTATTTTGCACTTTGACCCAGCGTGTGGCTGTAAGGTATTTGGCCGGTTCAACATGCCTAGTCTTCTTAAGAGAGGGGACATAATGATCGGAGGCATTTTTCCTGTGTCTAACAAAGAGCTAGCCAGCTTCTCTACGTTTGAGAAGGAGCCTTCTGGAATCAAATGTGCAGGGTAAGTTTAATAACAtctgacatacacacacatgctcttGTTTTTCTCATCCTATGTGAATTACAAAAACCATTTTAGGTTTGACCTGCGAGTTTTTCGATGGACCCAAGTGCTGGCATTTGCAATTGAAGAGATCAACAAAGATCCCGTGCTCCTGCCAAACATATCACTGGGATACAGGATCCTCAACTCATGCGCATCTCCTACTAACACTTTACGTGCTGCGCTAACACTGgctggaggagaagaagagacAGACCCTGGCATGTCTTGTCTCCCGGCCATATCTGCCCTAATAGCCGAGTCCGGATCGTCCCAGTCTCTGGCTGTGGCTGGGACACTCGGACCGTTCCAAGTACCAATTGTGAGCTCTTCAATTTGTTCCTTTGTTATTGCTCTGCCGTATCTGAAGCATATCTGAACATTTCTGTATAATCTCCATTGTCTTGTAGGTGAGCTACTTCTCAACATGTGCCTGTTTAAGTGACAGGTCAAAGTATCCAACATTTTTTCGAACAATTCCCAGTGATtatttccaagcaaaagctTTGGCAGCGCTGGTCAAACACTTTGGCTGGCGGTGGATTGGAGCCATACAGTCAGACAATGACTATGGGCGTCAGGGGGTCCTCGCCTTTAAGAAAGAGGTTAAAGAGTTTGGGGTTTGTATTGCATTCGTTGGGACAATTCTGCGCACACACTCTACGGAAAAGATCAAGGCTGTTGTTAAAATGATCAAACAATCAAGTATTAAAGTTATTCTTGCTTTTGTGCCCGAGGGCGACTTTTACCCTTTAATGACAGAAGTGGTTAAACAGAACATCACAGGGATCCAGTGGATCGCCAGCGAGGCCTGGATAACAGCTCCCCGACCCTCCACGCCGGAAATCTACCAAGCCTTCGGTGGGGCTCTCGGTTTTGTGGTGCAGAAGATGGCCATTCCTAAGCTGAAGCCGTTTCTCACGGGCATCAACCCTTACAAAGATGCAAGTGCTGCTTTTGTGAGGGAATTCTGGAACATTATGGTGGGCTGCAAAGCTGTTTTACCTGAGGAGCAGGCAGGTGACTCACATGACACATGCACAGGCAATGAGACATTAATGAACTCCCAGGATGTTTTCTTCAATGTCACCCAGCTCAGGGTGTCCTATAATGTGTACAAGGCAGTTTACGCCATTGCACATGCACTGCACCACCTGCTTTTCTGCAAAGCTGTTGGTGAAAAAACAGCACGGCCATGTCTGAACATTGCAGACGTTCAGCCAAAACAGGTGAGCGCAAAAACTGCTATTTCAATCAGTGCTTGCATGGGTTTCCTTCAGAATCTCCtcctccaaaaacatgtatattaggtaaaatgaagacaaaacACAGTCAAAATGTGAATGACCACTTGCCCTAAATCAGCTTACACAGACTTTTGTCTTTGCTTTTTCTGAGGTGACTGATCACCTCCAAAGGGTGAGCTTTAAGAATCAATTTGGTGATAACGTCTTCTTTGATGAAAATGGCGACCCACCGGCTTCTTATGACCTCATCAACTGGCAGCTGAAAGACGGGCAGGTCCAACACGTCACACTGGGCCACTTTGCCTCGACTGTTAACGGCAACTATGAGCTGAGCATTCGAGAGGGGGAGATAGTTTGGAGGACTGGCAAAATGGTGATCCAGTAtctgtttttattcatgtttatgGCTCAGCTGTGTACCTAATCACATTTAATGGATTGCCTTTCTAATTCCTCAGGTTCCGATATCGGTGTGCTCTGTGGAATGTCCGCTGGGGACCAGGAAAGCTCAAAAAAAGGGAGAACCTATCTGCTGTTTCGACTGCATCCCGTGCGCTGATGGCACTACAGCCAACACAACAGGTGTTTGCATCAACACGTGTTCTACTCATCCAGCACCAGTTCAGAAACACAACTCAAACTTTGCTGTCAACAGGTGCGGTAGACTGCACACCCTGTCCAAAAGAGTTCTGGTCCAATGAGAGGAGGGACAAgtgcattccaaaaacaatagAGTTCTTGACTTATCATGAGCCAATGGGCATAGCTCTGACTGTTGTGTCCCTGCTGGGGGCCTCTCTGTCAGTGACCACCATGCTCATCTTCCTCTGTTACAGAAACACACCAGTCGTAAAGGCCAGCAACTCTGAGCTGAGCATCTTCTTATTGGTTTCGCTCTTTTTGTGCTTTCTCTGCCCCCTCACGTTCATCGGCAGACCCACAGTGTGGACATGCATGCTGCGCCACACAGCCTTTGGAGTGACATTTGCTCTCTGTATTTCCTGCGTCTTGAGCAAAACTATTGTGGTTGTGACGGCTTTCAAGGCCTCCTTTCCAGGCAGCAAAGTAGCGGGAAAGTTTGGTCAGACGCACCAACGGGTCATAGTTAGCTTTTGCACTCtcatacaaatattaatatgtGTGCTTTGGCTAAAATTAAGCCCGCCCTTCCCCGCCATGGTTTTCAGATACAGTAATAAGAAGATTATTTTAGAATGCAACACCGGCTCTGAAGCGGCATTCTACGCTGTGCTGGGTTACATAGGTTTTCTCTCAATTATATGTTTGATTCTGGCATTTCTGGCAAGAAAGCTGCCTGATAACTTCAACGAAGCCAAATTTATCACATTTAGCATGTTGATCTTTTGCGCAGTCTGGATCACCTTCATCCCAGCATATGTCAGCTCTCCTGGGAAGTTCACTGTTGCTGTGGAGATATTTGCCATTTTGTCCTCAGCTTTCAGTTTACTACTCAGCATCTTCGCACCCAAATGCTACATAATACTAATTAAGCCAGAAAAGAACACCAAAAAGCATGTCATgggaaaaatgtttaatatagGTCAATGGAGGTTTTAATTCAGTAAAATGATGCAAAGTGTTACTGTTAGCCTTGGCCAAGGTTCCGTTGACATTTATCAATAtgctacaggtaaaatgaaattATAGCACTTAAAATATTTCTACTTCAGAAATatgatgcatgtttttttcattttgataaTAATTTAAAATTTTTGGTAACTTTGTTTAGCAATAGTAGAGTTCATGTGGTAGCACAACGGCATCTTATATGTATCATAATTGTCATTATGTCCATTTCTTACTGATTTCACTTTCACTAGGTAAATAAAAAACTTGTATTGAtttttaaagtcaaactatttttaataattttttaattattttaatgatcaaactacagtacataagtaaagttgttttgttggctactccacccatgtTTGTGTAGATAATaactgtattacatattttatataagaatacatttgtgtttcttgtgccttgatttatgtcatttttggaaagatttaattgatttttacttaaaggggtatcgtttaaaatacatgaatttgctgattactattttgattgataacgttcatgttcttattaaatagtcttattttattgcattaaaactactatatagatatatatatactgtgtatggtttttcggcactactttgtgctcgatagctgatgtaatgtgaattacttcTGTCTTGGATCAATAAAATGACATATGGCTCAGCGAAGCGGCGTCTACGGATGCagtgcttcctgtttcccagcctgctttgctgtactgtcgTTGTAAATAGCCACTAAGTTACATGCTTAGAGCTCACACAGTTATCGGTTATTCTGCgttattcgttggtagtgtcttgtctgttgttatcgacctattacgttgctgtgtgatggttatTTAGCTCTTTCTTCAAAAACACCGTGATTAAAACTAGTGTGTGGAATGGTAACCCCCGCGATTTCGACAGGAAGTCCTGTGTGTGCGCTATTATTACGCTGCTTTGTAAATTTAGAGTTACCTTATTCTCACAGACTTGTGAGCAACACAGTCTGAACTTCATGGAGCAGCAAGATCAGCAGTGTTGCAAATTTGCAACCTCGGCGTTAAAAGCTATGTATCGGCTTTCATTGTAGATACCAATGTTTGCCGATATCGCctaatatcagacatccctataaatatatatatgtatataaatatatatagcgATAGAGATATATATTTGTTggttgtatcctccattttccctgttgccatggtaatatgatctttaatatgtatccagatcattgatatcttggacaacaagcactcttgcctaCATTTAGCTTAACATAGCTTTTACCATTGGTGCACAAGTGCTTTGtctctttccctgcttcctcaagtctcgtgatttcttggcaatgtcagcgttgtgttttgtcagatgctagTCGTTTGTGCTTCCCTGCTTCTGATATCTACCTCCACCTTGTAGGAAGTTGGCAATCTGTTtctttgttgaaggaacatccattccatctggttctcctctgttttggACTACCCTATCTATTGACCTCAGAGCCCTGTAAGGATCACTTTGTTCATTTGTGCATTCTGTTCCATCAtcagcattatccttcaatagcGCCTTGATATCATATCAGAATGttcatatcattgcataatgctctattttcatcCATGGGGTTttcaacctccttaagagcagcgtacagatacaataaagcatataaaacaaaacataaaatgctgtgttgttgtgttggagatgaataaagtatctactgtatctatccatCTCACACCGACTACCAAAAATGTAGGCAGATGTAgaccttctttttcttcttcttgtttatggcaggtcgcaaccaacgtttaggtgcatactGCCACAtactgtaccggaatgtagGTGCGTTGCTCGGATGTCgatgcgttctgcacatgcacagTGACAACACGGTAGTCACACTCTTCCATCATGGAAAACCCGCGATgactttcaagttaaaggcgatcGATTTGGCTGTCAGAgtaggaaacatggctgctttgCGTAAGCTTAGACGGTGAGACGGAGACATCAACATGAAAAGCTGATGCAAGGCAAAAAGACAGTAAAAGCTTTCAGCGGTAAGAAAAGCAGGTAGCCTGAACTGGAGGACGTGCTTGAAGACTGGATAAACACACAGAGAGCAGACGGCCGAGGTGTTTTCACTGTGCAGATCCACCAAAAGCCAAAGCAATCGCCACCGAACAGAAGATTGAAGACTTTATAGGTGGACAATCGTGGTGTCTCAgttttatgagatgaaaaggACTGTCCATCAGGGCTGAAGGCTAGACTACTGCCAGATGAGGAGGATACCAAAAGCGACACGGAAAGCGACACCCAAAGAGAGAGAAACCGAGAGAGAGATCGACTATTTGTGTGACAAAGTAATTATGACGCTCTTCAAGCCTGACATGGAagaggacgactttagtggttttagttctcaaaatgacagcgatgaatgactttccTCGTAGGCTACTCTTATTTATGTTACGCACTAGGCACTGTTTAACTGTCGTAGCCATGTACTGTTTTGAAATTTCTCTAGCAGAAATGTTTAATTAGCTGTGTACTTGTGCCATGTTTTACACTGTTTAACACTGTTTTGCACTGTTTGGTGAgcactgtttggggaaaaaaaaaaaacatttattttattaaaaatctttctgtgtaacatctttctgttcaCTAAATATCCTGTTTTATGACTtgcacacctgcggcttatacaccggtgtggcttatataagaacaaatctgttttttcctctaaattgagtgggtgcggcttatactccGATGCGACTtgtacaccagaatttacggtagttGAAACTTCCAGCATCATCAACAGACCTCCTGCCATGTACGTCCTCCCCGGTCGACAGCAAGGGAAAAAACTGTTGATCcaatgtgtgattgtgtgtgacACTTAAAGACGaccatttacacttgtatcctATTCTACAATATAATAGTGATACAACAGTTAGCATGCAGaaatattgtggaaaaaaatcaatatactgtagtacctcgcataacgtaaacctccttttacgtaaatttcgctgaacgtaaagaatttatgtaaagtttttgcatcgtattacgtaagaaattccatataacgtaaagcgtcaagtcggtgcaagttcaaaaattcgatttgaatagctcgcacgacagagagggaaacattttccatgactaacagagtacacttggtgtaCGCATTCTGACGCTTCaagctctcattggctgattatcggggcaccggcctacactctcatctcattggctgacttatacagcgcgtacatgagtttgtgtgagagacaggcttctcccttcaacctcccttcctcatcgtagtcgcccttaaactagtttgcatggattgaaatctcttcttgaatattttgaagagccaaaggggtgagttggggaagatcttggaacggattaggctatttacatgtattttacgcttcgtataacgtaaaaaccctataacgtaaacgttctcggaacggattatttacgttgtaggggcgtctactgtattaatTTTATGTGCTAGCAAGAGTGTGTGTAATATATGACTATGCTAATATATAGCTAATATGTTCTTTCAATGCGTTGATGTTGTCTGGCTCACTATGATGCCACAAAGGAGAGGAGAACATGAAAAAGGATCAATATCTGTTCAACGTATTTTCAAAGATCACAGCCAACTATATTGAAGATGTCCAAAAAGGAATCAATGTGCTTCCGCCTTCTAGTGGACAATTCATGGAAAGTCCATCCTTACTATTTCTGAGTAATTCATCAAGCTGCAGCTGTTCATAGTTCATAGGCATTGTTGGTCAACGAATGGATTGCACTACAGGCTAAAGGAAACTTTTGTACAGTACTCTAGTATCGCAACCCGAGTACTGT is drawn from Dunckerocampus dactyliophorus isolate RoL2022-P2 chromosome 12, RoL_Ddac_1.1, whole genome shotgun sequence and contains these coding sequences:
- the LOC129191475 gene encoding extracellular calcium-sensing receptor-like, translated to MLACGCKVFGRFNMPSLLKRGDIMIGGIFPVSNKELASFSTFEKEPSGIKCAGFDLRVFRWTQVLAFAIEEINKDPVLLPNISLGYRILNSCASPTNTLRAALTLAGGEEETDPGMSCLPAISALIAESGSSQSLAVAGTLGPFQVPIVSYFSTCACLSDRSKYPTFFRTIPSDYFQAKALAALVKHFGWRWIGAIQSDNDYGRQGVLAFKKEVKEFGVCIAFVGTILRTHSTEKIKAVVKMIKQSSIKVILAFVPEGDFYPLMTEVVKQNITGIQWIASEAWITAPRPSTPEIYQAFGGALGFVVQKMAIPKLKPFLTGINPYKDASAAFVREFWNIMVGCKAVLPEEQAGDSHDTCTGNETLMNSQDVFFNVTQLRVSYNVYKAVYAIAHALHHLLFCKAVGEKTARPCLNIADVQPKQVTDHLQRVSFKNQFGDNVFFDENGDPPASYDLINWQLKDGQVQHVTLGHFASTVNGNYELSIREGEIVWRTGKMVPISVCSVECPLGTRKAQKKGEPICCFDCIPCADGTTANTTGAVDCTPCPKEFWSNERRDKCIPKTIEFLTYHEPMGIALTVVSLLGASLSVTTMLIFLCYRNTPVVKASNSELSIFLLVSLFLCFLCPLTFIGRPTVWTCMLRHTAFGVTFALCISCVLSKTIVVVTAFKASFPGSKVAGKFGQTHQRVIVSFCTLIQILICVLWLKLSPPFPAMVFRYSNKKIILECNTGSEAAFYAVLGYIGFLSIICLILAFLARKLPDNFNEAKFITFSMLIFCAVWITFIPAYVSSPGKFTVAVEIFAILSSAFSLLLSIFAPKCYIILIKPEKNTKKHVMGKMFNIGQWRF